In Enterobacter cloacae, the following are encoded in one genomic region:
- a CDS encoding PTS ascorbate transporter subunit IIA, whose product MKLRDSLADNNSILLQAEASTWQEAVKLSVDLLVKADVVEPRYYQAILDGVAQHGPYFVIAPGLAMPHGRPEEGVKKTGFALVTLKTPLVFNHEDNDPVDILITMAAVDANTHQEVGIMQIVNLFDDEANFDRLRACRTAQDVLDLIDNATAAAV is encoded by the coding sequence TACAGGCAGAGGCCAGCACCTGGCAGGAAGCGGTAAAACTGAGCGTGGATCTGCTGGTTAAGGCTGACGTTGTCGAGCCGCGTTATTACCAGGCCATTCTTGATGGCGTTGCGCAGCATGGCCCTTACTTTGTGATTGCACCGGGCCTGGCAATGCCGCATGGCCGCCCGGAAGAGGGCGTCAAAAAAACGGGCTTCGCCCTGGTGACGCTGAAAACGCCCCTGGTGTTCAACCACGAAGATAACGATCCGGTCGACATCCTCATCACGATGGCCGCCGTCGATGCCAATACCCACCAGGAGGTGGGCATCATGCAGATCGTCAATCTGTTTGATGATGAAGCCAATTTTGACCGTTTACGTGCCTGCCGTACCGCGCAGGACGTGCTGGATTTAATTGATAACGCCACTGCGGCGGCAGTTTAA
- a CDS encoding 3-keto-L-gulonate-6-phosphate decarboxylase, with product MSLPMLQVALDNQTLSHAYETTRLIAEEVDIIEVGTILCVGEGVRAVRDLKALYPHKIVLADAKIADAGKILSRMCFEANADWVTVICCADINTAKGALDVAKEFNGDVQIELTGFWTWEQAQEWRDAGIQQVVYHRSRDAQAAGVAWGEADISAIKRLADMGFKVTVTGGLALEDLPLFKGIPIHVFIAGRSIRDAASPVEAARQFKRSIAQLWG from the coding sequence ATGTCATTACCAATGTTGCAGGTTGCACTGGATAACCAGACGCTGTCTCACGCTTACGAAACCACCCGCCTGATTGCGGAAGAAGTCGATATTATTGAAGTGGGTACCATCCTCTGCGTGGGTGAAGGCGTGCGCGCTGTGCGCGATCTGAAAGCGCTTTATCCGCACAAAATCGTGCTGGCGGATGCCAAAATTGCTGACGCGGGCAAAATCCTCTCTCGTATGTGCTTTGAAGCCAATGCTGACTGGGTCACCGTGATTTGCTGTGCAGATATCAACACCGCCAAAGGCGCACTGGATGTGGCAAAAGAGTTCAATGGTGACGTCCAGATTGAACTGACCGGCTTCTGGACCTGGGAACAGGCACAGGAGTGGCGCGATGCGGGTATCCAGCAGGTGGTGTACCACCGTAGCCGCGATGCGCAGGCCGCCGGTGTTGCGTGGGGAGAAGCAGATATCAGCGCCATCAAACGTCTGGCCGATATGGGCTTCAAAGTCACCGTAACGGGGGGGCTGGCGCTGGAAGATCTGCCGCTGTTCAAAGGCATTCCCATTCACGTGTTTATTGCCGGTCGTAGCATCCGTGATGCCGCGTCTCCGGTAGAAGCGGCGCGTCAGTTCAAACGTTCAATCGCTCAGCTTTGGGGCTAA
- a CDS encoding L-ribulose-5-phosphate 3-epimerase, producing MLSKQVPLGIYEKALPAGECWLARLQLAKQLGFDFVEMSVDETDDRLSRLDWSREQRLALVSAVAETGVRVPSMCLSAHRRFPLGSEDDTVRAQGLEIMRKAIRFAQDVGIRVIQLAGYDVYYQEANDETRRRFRDGLKESVDMASRAQVTLAMEIMDYPLMNSISKALGYAHYLNNPWFQLYPDIGNLSAWDNDVQMELQAGIGHIVAVHVKDTRPGVFKNVPFGTGVVDFERCFQTLKQTGYCGPYLIEMWSETSDDPAGEVAKARDWVRERMARAGLMEAEDATA from the coding sequence ATGTTGTCAAAACAGGTCCCGCTTGGCATCTATGAAAAGGCACTCCCTGCGGGGGAATGTTGGCTGGCGCGGCTGCAGCTGGCAAAACAGCTGGGTTTCGACTTTGTCGAAATGTCCGTAGATGAGACGGACGATCGTCTCTCTCGGCTCGACTGGAGCCGTGAACAGCGCCTGGCACTGGTGAGCGCTGTTGCTGAAACGGGCGTGCGTGTTCCTTCCATGTGCCTCAGCGCTCACCGCCGTTTTCCTCTCGGGAGTGAAGATGATACCGTGCGGGCTCAGGGGCTGGAGATCATGCGTAAAGCCATTCGCTTTGCGCAGGATGTCGGTATCCGTGTGATCCAGCTTGCCGGGTATGACGTTTATTACCAGGAAGCCAACGATGAGACGCGTCGACGTTTTCGCGACGGCCTGAAAGAGAGCGTCGACATGGCCAGCCGCGCGCAGGTGACGCTGGCGATGGAGATTATGGATTACCCGTTAATGAACTCTATCAGCAAGGCTCTGGGTTATGCCCATTACCTGAATAACCCGTGGTTCCAGCTTTACCCTGATATCGGCAACCTGTCGGCATGGGATAATGACGTACAGATGGAGCTTCAGGCGGGTATCGGGCATATCGTGGCGGTACACGTCAAAGATACGCGTCCTGGCGTTTTCAAAAATGTTCCGTTCGGCACCGGGGTGGTGGATTTCGAACGGTGCTTCCAGACGCTCAAACAGACCGGTTATTGCGGGCCTTACCTGATTGAGATGTGGAGCGAAACGTCGGACGACCCGGCAGGTGAAGTGGCGAAAGCACGGGACTGGGTGCGCGAGCGTATGGCGCGGGCAGGGTTGATGGAGGCCGAAGATGCGACAGCTTAA
- the ulaF gene encoding L-ribulose-5-phosphate 4-epimerase UlaF: MRQLKQQVFEANMDLPRYGLVTFTWGNVSAIDREQGRVVIKPSGVAYETMTVDDMVVLDLEGNVVDGNWRPSSDTATHLALYRRYPSLGGVVHTHSTHATAWAQAGLAIPALGTTHADYFFGDIPCTRALAQAEVEGEYELNTGKVIIETLAEREPLHTPGIVVYQHGPFAWGKDAHDAVHNAVVMEEVARMAWIARGINPHLQGIDDYLMNKHFMRKHGPNAYYGQK; encoded by the coding sequence ATGCGACAGCTTAAGCAGCAGGTGTTTGAGGCCAATATGGATCTTCCCCGCTATGGTCTGGTGACGTTCACCTGGGGCAACGTCAGCGCTATCGATCGTGAGCAGGGGCGGGTTGTGATTAAGCCCAGTGGCGTGGCGTACGAGACCATGACAGTCGACGATATGGTGGTGCTGGATCTCGAAGGTAATGTTGTTGACGGTAACTGGCGTCCTTCTTCCGATACGGCCACCCATCTGGCGCTGTACCGGCGTTATCCGTCGCTTGGCGGTGTTGTGCATACCCACTCCACGCATGCCACTGCCTGGGCGCAGGCAGGGCTGGCGATCCCGGCACTGGGAACAACGCATGCGGACTACTTCTTTGGTGATATTCCCTGCACGCGCGCGCTAGCGCAGGCGGAAGTGGAAGGTGAGTACGAGCTCAACACCGGTAAGGTCATTATCGAAACGCTGGCTGAACGTGAGCCGCTGCATACGCCGGGCATTGTGGTGTATCAGCACGGCCCGTTCGCCTGGGGAAAAGATGCTCATGACGCCGTACATAATGCGGTCGTCATGGAGGAAGTGGCACGAATGGCGTGGATTGCCCGCGGTATTAACCCACATCTTCAGGGGATTGATGATTACCTGATGAACAAGCATTTCATGCGTAAGCATGGTCCAAATGCCTACTACGGGCAGAAGTGA
- a CDS encoding membrane protein → MKKIAIAIMAALLLSANAMAAIKIDGRQARNMDDVQSLGVIYINHNFATESEADQAINEETDAQGATYYHVILMREPGSNGNMHASADIYR, encoded by the coding sequence ATGAAAAAAATCGCAATCGCCATTATGGCTGCGCTATTGCTCAGTGCAAACGCAATGGCAGCCATCAAGATAGACGGCCGACAGGCCAGAAACATGGATGATGTGCAAAGCTTAGGCGTAATCTACATCAATCATAATTTCGCCACTGAAAGTGAAGCAGATCAGGCAATTAATGAAGAAACCGATGCGCAGGGTGCAACATACTATCACGTCATACTGATGCGTGAGCCTGGCAGCAACGGCAATATGCACGCCAGTGCAGATATTTACCGATAA
- the rpsF gene encoding 30S ribosomal protein S6, with amino-acid sequence MRHYEIVFMVHPDQSEQVPGMIERYTGAITAAAGTIHRLEDWGRRQLAYPINKLHKAHYVLLNVEAPQEVIDELETNFRFNDAVIRSMVMRTKHAVTEASPMVKAKDERRERRDDFANETADDSDAGDSEE; translated from the coding sequence ATGCGTCATTACGAAATCGTTTTTATGGTCCATCCTGACCAGAGCGAACAGGTTCCGGGTATGATCGAGCGCTACACTGGTGCAATCACTGCAGCAGCGGGCACGATCCACCGTCTGGAAGACTGGGGCCGCCGTCAGCTGGCTTATCCGATCAACAAACTGCACAAAGCTCACTACGTTCTGCTGAACGTTGAAGCACCGCAGGAAGTGATCGATGAGCTGGAAACTAACTTCCGCTTCAACGATGCCGTTATCCGCAGCATGGTTATGCGTACCAAACACGCAGTGACCGAAGCATCTCCGATGGTTAAAGCGAAAGACGAGCGCCGTGAGCGTCGCGATGATTTCGCAAACGAAACCGCAGATGATTCTGATGCTGGGGATTCTGAAGAGTAA
- the priB gene encoding primosomal replication protein N: MTNRLVLSGTVCRTPLRKVSPSGIPHCQFVLEHRSVQEEAGFHRQAWCQMPVIISGHENQAITHSITVGSAVIVQGFISCHKAKNGLSKMVLHAEQIDLIDSGD; the protein is encoded by the coding sequence ATGACCAACCGTCTGGTGTTGTCCGGCACCGTGTGCAGGACCCCCCTTCGAAAGGTCAGTCCATCAGGAATTCCGCATTGCCAGTTCGTGCTTGAGCATCGTTCTGTGCAAGAGGAAGCCGGGTTTCACCGGCAGGCGTGGTGCCAAATGCCCGTTATTATTAGCGGACACGAAAACCAGGCCATTACTCACAGTATAACGGTCGGTAGTGCAGTCATCGTTCAGGGGTTCATCTCTTGCCACAAGGCAAAGAACGGCCTGAGCAAAATGGTTCTGCATGCCGAGCAGATTGATTTGATAGATTCTGGAGACTAG
- the rpsR gene encoding 30S ribosomal protein S18, with protein sequence MARYFRRRKFCRFTAEGVQEIDYKDIATLKNYITESGKIVPSRITGTRAKYQRQLARAIKRARYLSLLPYTDRHQ encoded by the coding sequence ATGGCACGTTATTTCCGTCGTCGCAAGTTCTGCCGTTTCACCGCGGAAGGCGTTCAAGAGATCGACTATAAAGATATCGCAACGCTGAAAAACTACATCACCGAAAGCGGTAAGATTGTCCCAAGCCGTATCACCGGTACTCGTGCAAAATACCAGCGTCAGCTGGCTCGCGCTATCAAACGCGCTCGCTACCTGTCCCTGCTGCCGTACACTGATCGTCATCAGTAA
- the rplI gene encoding 50S ribosomal protein L9, whose amino-acid sequence MQVILLDKVANLGSLGDQVNVKAGYARNFLVPQGKAVPATKKNVEFFEARRAELEAKLADVLAAANARAESINALGTVTIASKSGDEGKLFGSIGTRDIADAVTAAGVKVAKSEVRLPNGVLRTTGEHEVDFQVHGEVFAKLVVNVVAE is encoded by the coding sequence ATGCAAGTTATTCTGCTTGATAAAGTAGCAAACCTGGGCAGCCTGGGTGATCAGGTAAACGTTAAAGCGGGTTACGCTCGTAACTTCCTGGTTCCACAGGGTAAAGCTGTTCCAGCTACCAAGAAAAACGTAGAGTTTTTCGAAGCACGTCGCGCTGAACTGGAAGCCAAACTGGCTGACGTTCTGGCGGCTGCTAACGCTCGCGCTGAGTCAATCAACGCACTGGGCACCGTTACCATCGCGTCCAAATCTGGCGACGAAGGTAAACTGTTCGGTTCCATCGGTACCCGCGATATCGCTGATGCAGTAACTGCTGCTGGCGTTAAAGTGGCTAAGAGCGAAGTTCGTCTGCCGAACGGCGTTCTGCGTACCACTGGTGAGCACGAAGTTGACTTCCAGGTTCACGGCGAAGTGTTCGCTAAACTGGTTGTTAACGTTGTAGCTGAGTAA
- a CDS encoding DMT superfamily metabolite exporter, which produces METVLPTPVFARRNVAYACATLCCLLWGSSYPAIKNGYELFLIATDDIPSKVVFAGYRFLFAGVLLLLFALAQRKPIARLTPAQFGQLTVLGLTQTTIQYTFFYIGLAYTTGVNGSIMNATGTFFSVLLAHFIYHNDKLSYNKTLGCILGFAGVMLVNFHSGLSEFHFVWNGDGFVVLAAFILSAATLYGKRISQTVDPMVMTGWQLAIGGAMLVAGGYVTGGTLVLHSVNALAVLGYLTLLSSVAFALWSMLLKVNRVSMIAPFNFVIPVAGTVLSAIFLGENILEIKYAVALVLVCSGIWWVNKRSH; this is translated from the coding sequence ATGGAAACTGTTCTGCCCACGCCCGTGTTTGCCCGTCGCAATGTGGCCTATGCCTGCGCCACGCTCTGCTGTCTGCTTTGGGGTAGCTCCTACCCGGCCATTAAAAACGGTTATGAACTCTTCCTGATTGCGACTGATGATATCCCGTCGAAAGTGGTGTTCGCTGGCTACCGTTTTCTGTTTGCGGGTGTGTTGTTACTCCTCTTTGCATTAGCACAGCGCAAACCCATCGCCCGATTAACACCCGCTCAGTTTGGGCAACTGACTGTCCTGGGTCTGACGCAGACGACCATTCAATACACTTTCTTTTATATCGGGCTGGCCTACACCACGGGTGTCAATGGTTCGATCATGAATGCCACCGGGACTTTCTTCAGCGTACTGCTGGCACACTTTATCTATCACAACGACAAGCTTAGCTATAACAAAACGCTGGGTTGTATTCTGGGGTTTGCCGGAGTGATGCTGGTGAACTTCCACAGTGGGCTAAGCGAGTTCCACTTTGTCTGGAATGGCGACGGGTTTGTGGTGCTGGCGGCATTTATCCTCTCTGCTGCCACGCTTTACGGAAAACGCATCTCTCAGACGGTCGACCCCATGGTGATGACCGGATGGCAGCTGGCTATCGGCGGGGCGATGCTGGTGGCAGGTGGCTATGTCACGGGGGGCACGCTGGTGCTGCATAGCGTCAACGCGCTGGCGGTACTGGGATATCTGACGTTGCTCTCATCTGTGGCCTTCGCGTTGTGGAGCATGCTACTCAAAGTCAACCGCGTCAGTATGATCGCACCGTTTAACTTCGTGATACCGGTGGCGGGAACGGTGCTGTCTGCCATATTCCTTGGCGAAAATATCCTGGAGATAAAATATGCCGTTGCGCTGGTGCTGGTGTGTTCGGGGATTTGGTGGGTGAATAAGCGGAGCCACTGA
- a CDS encoding opacity-associated protein OapA, which translates to MPGRFELKPTLAKIWYAPDHFRIMDPLPSLHRRGIIIGALLMIIGFLLPTGGEDTGTTTVTRNAQLDLQSQTRPQPDAQPMQTQLVTPSNDPGQVAPVEPEPVQDEQPQEQAATPSEPQQTRQPTGIEQQWRTYRVEPGKTLAQLFRDHNLPPTDVYAMAQVEGTGKPLSNLQNGQMVQIRQNASGVVTGLTIDAGNGQQVLFTRQNDGSFIRVR; encoded by the coding sequence ATGCCCGGGCGATTTGAACTGAAACCTACCCTGGCGAAAATCTGGTATGCGCCAGATCATTTTCGCATCATGGATCCGCTACCGTCCCTGCATCGCAGAGGCATTATCATCGGAGCGCTGCTGATGATAATTGGCTTCTTGCTTCCTACCGGCGGTGAGGATACGGGCACCACAACGGTGACCCGTAATGCACAGTTGGATCTCCAGTCGCAAACGCGACCACAGCCTGATGCTCAACCTATGCAGACTCAGCTGGTTACGCCATCTAACGATCCGGGCCAGGTCGCGCCAGTTGAACCAGAGCCGGTTCAGGATGAGCAGCCGCAGGAACAGGCCGCAACCCCTTCAGAACCTCAACAAACGCGGCAACCCACCGGAATTGAGCAACAGTGGCGCACCTATCGCGTAGAGCCGGGTAAAACCCTCGCGCAACTGTTCCGCGACCATAATCTGCCACCGACCGATGTCTATGCGATGGCACAGGTTGAAGGTACAGGTAAGCCGCTCAGCAATCTGCAAAACGGCCAGATGGTGCAGATTCGTCAGAACGCCAGCGGTGTGGTGACGGGCCTGACCATTGATGCCGGAAACGGCCAGCAGGTGCTCTTTACGCGTCAGAACGACGGAAGTTTTATCCGGGTGCGTTAG
- a CDS encoding peptidyl-prolyl cis-trans isomerase — protein sequence MTTPTFDTIEAQASYGIGLQVGQQLSESGLEGLLPEALVAGIADALEGKHPAVPVDVVHRALREIHERADAVRRARFEEMAAEGVKYLEENREREGVNSTESGLQFRVINQGDGTIPARTDHVRVHYTGKLIDGTVFDSSVQRGEPAEFPVNGVIAGWIEALTLMPVGSKWELTIPQNLAYGERGAGASIPPFSTLVFEVELLEIL from the coding sequence ATGACCACCCCGACTTTTGACACTATCGAAGCGCAGGCAAGCTACGGTATCGGCTTGCAGGTAGGACAGCAGCTGAGCGAATCCGGCCTGGAAGGCCTGTTACCGGAAGCGCTGGTGGCGGGTATCGCTGACGCGCTGGAAGGCAAACATCCGGCGGTTCCGGTTGATGTTGTGCATCGCGCGCTGCGTGAAATCCACGAACGTGCTGACGCCGTGCGTCGTGCGCGTTTCGAAGAAATGGCTGCCGAAGGCGTGAAATACCTGGAAGAAAACCGTGAGCGTGAAGGCGTGAACAGCACCGAGTCCGGCCTGCAGTTCCGCGTGATCAACCAGGGTGACGGCACTATCCCGGCACGTACTGACCATGTTCGCGTGCACTACACCGGTAAGCTTATCGACGGTACTGTATTTGACAGCTCCGTGCAGCGTGGCGAACCGGCTGAGTTCCCGGTTAACGGTGTTATCGCTGGCTGGATCGAAGCGCTGACCCTGATGCCAGTGGGTTCCAAATGGGAACTGACTATCCCGCAGAACCTGGCCTATGGCGAGCGTGGCGCGGGCGCGTCCATCCCACCATTCAGCACCCTGGTGTTTGAAGTCGAATTGCTGGAAATCCTGTAA
- a CDS encoding D-serine/D-alanine/glycine transporter, which translates to MVDQIKVAAVEEASSEQSLRRNLTNRHIQLIAIGGAIGTGLFMGSGKTISLAGPSIIFVYMIIGFMLFFVMRAMGELLLSNLEYKSFSDFASDLLGPWAGYFTGWTYWFCWVVTGMADVVAITAYAQFWFPGLSDWVASLAVIVLLLSLNLATVKMFGEMEFWFAMIKIVAIVGLIVVGLVMILTHFQSPTGVQASFTHLWNDGGWFPKGISGFFAGFQIAVFAFVGIELVGTTAAETKDPEKSLPRAINSIPVRIIMFYVFALVIIMSVTPWSSVVPTKSPFVELFVLVGLPAAASLINFVVLTSAASSANSGVFSTSRMLFGLAQEGVAPSAFAKLSKRAVPAKGLTFSCMCLLGGVVMLYVNPSVIGAFTMITTVSAILFMFVWTIILCSYLVYRKQRPHLHEKSIYKMPLGKLMCWVCMAFFVFVLVLLTLEDDTRQALLVTPLWFIALGLGWLFIGKKRMAGVR; encoded by the coding sequence ATGGTAGATCAGATCAAAGTCGCCGCCGTTGAAGAGGCGTCGTCTGAACAGTCGCTACGGCGCAATCTCACAAACCGTCATATTCAGCTTATTGCCATTGGTGGTGCCATCGGTACCGGGCTGTTTATGGGATCGGGTAAAACCATTAGCCTTGCCGGGCCGTCGATCATTTTCGTTTATATGATCATCGGCTTTATGCTCTTTTTCGTGATGCGTGCAATGGGTGAATTGCTGCTCTCGAACCTCGAATACAAGTCCTTCAGCGACTTCGCTTCCGATCTGCTCGGCCCCTGGGCGGGCTATTTTACCGGCTGGACATACTGGTTCTGCTGGGTGGTAACCGGTATGGCGGATGTCGTCGCGATTACCGCCTATGCGCAGTTCTGGTTCCCCGGTTTGTCGGACTGGGTGGCCTCGCTGGCCGTTATCGTTCTGCTGCTGAGCCTGAACCTTGCCACCGTGAAAATGTTCGGTGAGATGGAGTTCTGGTTCGCGATGATCAAAATCGTGGCGATTGTGGGGCTCATTGTGGTGGGGCTGGTGATGATTCTCACGCATTTCCAGTCGCCAACGGGCGTTCAGGCCTCGTTTACCCATCTGTGGAATGACGGTGGCTGGTTCCCGAAAGGCATCAGCGGATTCTTTGCCGGGTTCCAGATTGCAGTATTTGCCTTTGTGGGAATTGAGCTGGTAGGTACTACCGCTGCGGAAACCAAGGATCCAGAGAAGTCTCTGCCGCGTGCAATCAACTCTATTCCGGTTCGTATCATCATGTTCTACGTCTTCGCGCTGGTCATCATTATGTCCGTGACGCCGTGGAGCTCCGTCGTGCCAACCAAGAGCCCGTTCGTCGAGCTGTTCGTTCTGGTGGGGCTGCCAGCAGCAGCGAGCCTGATTAACTTCGTGGTGCTGACGTCTGCTGCCTCTTCCGCGAACAGCGGTGTTTTCTCTACCAGCCGCATGCTGTTTGGGCTGGCACAGGAAGGCGTTGCGCCGAGCGCGTTCGCCAAACTGTCTAAGCGCGCGGTACCGGCGAAAGGGTTAACCTTCTCCTGCATGTGCCTGTTGGGCGGTGTGGTAATGCTCTACGTGAACCCGAGCGTGATCGGTGCCTTCACCATGATCACCACGGTGTCTGCGATCCTGTTCATGTTTGTCTGGACTATCATCCTGTGCTCGTACCTGGTGTACCGCAAACAGCGTCCACATCTGCATGAAAAATCGATCTACAAGATGCCATTGGGCAAGCTGATGTGCTGGGTGTGTATGGCGTTCTTCGTGTTCGTACTGGTTCTGTTGACGCTGGAAGATGACACTCGTCAGGCGCTGCTCGTCACGCCACTGTGGTTCATCGCACTGGGTCTGGGCTGGCTGTTTATCGGTAAGAAACGTATGGCGGGTGTGCGTTAA
- the ytfE gene encoding iron-sulfur cluster repair protein YtfE, producing MAFRDQPLGELALSIPRASALFRKYDMDYCCGGKQTLARAASRKELDVEVIEAELAQLAAQPIEKDWRAAPLTEIIDHIIVRYHDRHREQLPELILQATKVERVHADKPSVPRGLAKYLTMLHEELSSHMMKEEQILFPMIKQGMGSQAMGPISVMESEHDDAGELLEVIKHTTNNVTPPPEACTTWKAMYNGINEMIDDLMEHISLENNVLFPRALAGE from the coding sequence ATGGCCTTCCGCGACCAACCACTCGGCGAGCTGGCGCTCTCCATCCCTCGCGCTTCGGCGCTGTTCCGTAAATATGATATGGACTACTGCTGCGGCGGTAAGCAAACTCTGGCGCGTGCGGCCTCGCGCAAAGAGCTGGATGTAGAGGTTATTGAAGCGGAGCTGGCACAGCTGGCCGCACAGCCCATTGAAAAAGACTGGCGCGCCGCACCACTTACCGAAATCATCGACCATATCATCGTGCGTTACCATGATCGTCACCGCGAACAGTTACCAGAGCTTATCCTGCAGGCGACCAAAGTTGAGCGCGTGCATGCCGACAAGCCTTCGGTGCCACGCGGTCTGGCGAAATATCTGACCATGCTGCACGAAGAACTTTCCAGCCATATGATGAAAGAAGAGCAGATCCTCTTCCCGATGATTAAACAGGGTATGGGCAGCCAGGCAATGGGGCCTATTAGCGTGATGGAAAGCGAACATGATGATGCAGGTGAACTGCTGGAAGTGATCAAACACACCACCAACAACGTCACACCGCCGCCGGAAGCGTGTACGACGTGGAAAGCGATGTACAACGGTATTAACGAGATGATTGACGACCTGATGGAACACATCAGTCTTGAGAACAACGTTCTGTTCCCGCGTGCATTAGCCGGAGAGTAA
- a CDS encoding methyl-accepting chemotaxis protein: MFKRIKVITLLVSVLLVLGIMQLISAGIFINALNNDKDNFAVSQLSGKNVAEFTDAWISLNQARVTLNRGMLRLQSSMASQINGGQLNELVTTAKKLLADAQNHYDKYYALPNTPGLDDNLTNRLEEQYRIYSATLTQMNALLAQGDLEGMFKQNAEQKQNAMQSVYREWREAQVVLTDKGLQDNESNYTRILWILSAVMLLVIVVIIFSWIAMRRVLLLPLQDVISHIRAIASGDLTQPIDASGKNEMALLAHNVQEMQKALSNTVGVVREGADTIYTGAGEISAGSNDLSSRTEQQAASLEETAASMEQLTATVKQNADNARQASRLALDASSTAKKGGHVVEGVVRTMDEIATSSSKIAQITNVIDGIAFQTNILALNAAVEAARAGEQGRGFAVVAGEVRTLAQRSAQAAKEIKALIDDSGERVNAGSQLVNEAGATMEEIVNAVTRVTDIMGEIASASDEQSRGIDQVGQAVAEMDRVTQQNASLVEESAAAAAALEDQAARLNEAVAVFKITRNQAAKAAPVKTYVPKAQPAVTASEANWETF; encoded by the coding sequence ATGTTTAAACGTATAAAAGTGATTACTCTTCTGGTTTCGGTGCTGCTTGTGCTTGGCATCATGCAATTGATCTCTGCTGGCATTTTTATTAATGCGCTGAATAACGACAAAGACAACTTCGCCGTCTCGCAGCTTTCGGGCAAAAACGTGGCGGAGTTTACCGATGCATGGATCAGCCTGAACCAGGCTCGCGTCACCCTGAACCGCGGCATGCTGCGCCTGCAAAGCAGCATGGCATCCCAGATTAACGGCGGGCAGCTGAATGAGCTGGTGACTACCGCAAAAAAGCTGCTGGCAGATGCACAGAATCACTACGACAAATACTATGCATTGCCTAATACCCCGGGTCTGGACGACAACCTGACGAATCGCCTGGAAGAGCAGTACCGCATTTATTCCGCAACGCTTACGCAAATGAACGCTTTACTGGCACAGGGCGATCTGGAGGGTATGTTCAAACAGAATGCGGAGCAGAAGCAGAACGCAATGCAGAGCGTGTACCGTGAATGGCGTGAAGCGCAGGTTGTACTGACGGACAAAGGGCTTCAGGATAATGAGAGCAACTACACGCGTATTCTGTGGATCCTCTCTGCGGTTATGCTTCTGGTGATTGTCGTCATTATTTTCAGCTGGATTGCGATGCGCCGCGTTCTGCTGCTGCCGCTGCAGGATGTCATCAGCCATATTCGTGCCATTGCGTCGGGTGATCTGACTCAGCCGATCGACGCCAGTGGTAAAAACGAGATGGCGCTGCTGGCACATAACGTCCAGGAGATGCAAAAAGCGCTGTCGAACACGGTTGGCGTGGTGCGTGAGGGTGCGGATACCATTTATACCGGTGCGGGGGAAATTTCTGCGGGCAGTAACGATTTGTCGTCCCGTACTGAACAGCAGGCAGCCTCTCTGGAAGAAACCGCCGCCAGCATGGAACAGTTAACGGCGACCGTGAAGCAAAACGCCGATAATGCGCGTCAGGCCTCCCGCCTTGCGCTGGATGCCTCTTCAACAGCGAAGAAGGGCGGTCATGTGGTGGAAGGCGTGGTGCGCACGATGGATGAAATCGCTACCAGTTCCAGCAAAATTGCCCAAATTACTAACGTGATCGACGGTATTGCCTTCCAGACCAACATCCTGGCGCTGAACGCGGCGGTTGAAGCTGCACGTGCAGGCGAACAGGGTCGCGGCTTTGCGGTGGTGGCGGGGGAAGTTCGTACTCTGGCCCAGCGCAGCGCCCAGGCGGCGAAAGAGATCAAAGCGCTGATCGATGATTCCGGCGAGCGCGTGAATGCGGGCTCTCAACTGGTGAATGAAGCCGGGGCGACGATGGAGGAAATCGTCAATGCGGTCACGCGTGTTACTGACATCATGGGTGAAATCGCCTCCGCCTCTGACGAGCAGAGTCGCGGTATTGATCAGGTCGGCCAGGCTGTGGCGGAGATGGATCGCGTGACCCAGCAAAACGCCTCGCTGGTGGAAGAATCTGCCGCGGCGGCGGCGGCGCTGGAAGATCAGGCTGCGCGCCTGAACGAAGCGGTGGCGGTGTTTAAGATTACCCGCAACCAGGCAGCAAAAGCGGCTCCGGTGAAAACATATGTGCCAAAAGCACAACCTGCTGTCACCGCTTCAGAAGCAAACTGGGAAACGTTCTAA